The Synergistaceae bacterium genome segment GCCGTATCCTTTGGTTTGAAGATTTCGCGTCCTTTGTAATGACCGCAGGCCGGACACGCCCGGTAACTCACCACCGCCTCGCCGCAGTGAGGGCAGTTGGCCGTAACCGGCGCGCTGAGGGCTCCCAGCCAGTTGGCTTTCCTCGATGCCGTACGGGCATGAGAAGTCTTTCTTTTTGGCGTCGCCATTTTTATTCCTCCTTTCAGACAATACCCCTGTCGATAATTTATTTATTCTCCCGAAAAAGAAACGCCCTTTCCGGTTTTTATCATTTTTATATCGTTTTTACATCGCCATCTTTACATCATCACATCTTCATTATCCGCCACGAAATCCCGCAGGGCGTCGAACCGGACATCTCTCTGAGGAGCACAGGAACAAGCGCCCTCGTTGAGGTTCGCTCCACAATTCTGACAAAGCCCGGCGCAATCCTCCCGGCACAGTAACTTTCGCGGCAACAGCACCCACAGGCTTTCCCATACCTGATCCGCAAGATTTATGGTACGCCCCCAGGCGTCCATTTCAACGGGAAGAAATCCGTCGTCGGACTGAAGATGAGTGTCTTTCCCCAAAACGGTCCCGCGCAGATAGTAAAGATACCTCAAATCGTCCGAGATTGCAAGTGAAGCATCGCCCAAACAACGGGCGCATTCCCCCTTCAAAAGGCCCTGGAGGGACAGTCGAACGGACAGGAGAGACTCCTCCATCCACTGCAGGGCCGCGTCCACGGAAAGCCCCTCCGGAAAACAGAAGTGCTGCCCCTCGAAGGTCACTCCTCCGGAAAGGTCGGGATCCCAGTGTTTTTCTACGACAGCCTCCGTGTCCCGTCTGGGGGGCAATTCGACGATAAAAGCCCCGCCTTCGGGCATTTTTTTCGCCGTCAAAATACTCGCCTCCGTCTCCTTCCCTCCGACTCTGAAATCCGCCGGCTTTGAAACAGTTCAGTGCAGGCCCACAAGCCGTTTGGTGTCCCGGG includes the following:
- the rpmF gene encoding 50S ribosomal protein L32, encoding MATPKRKTSHARTASRKANWLGALSAPVTANCPHCGEAVVSYRACPACGHYKGREIFKPKDTATA
- a CDS encoding DUF177 domain-containing protein, with the translated sequence MTAKKMPEGGAFIVELPPRRDTEAVVEKHWDPDLSGGVTFEGQHFCFPEGLSVDAALQWMEESLLSVRLSLQGLLKGECARCLGDASLAISDDLRYLYYLRGTVLGKDTHLQSDDGFLPVEMDAWGRTINLADQVWESLWVLLPRKLLCREDCAGLCQNCGANLNEGACSCAPQRDVRFDALRDFVADNEDVMM